The Phragmites australis chromosome 1, lpPhrAust1.1, whole genome shotgun sequence genomic interval aattacgtcgtgaacaacaacaacgtcgtcaagataacggaggtaataatgttaatcgcaatggtcgcgatgatccttattctaatattaagttttcaatacctccttttgatggtgcatatgatgctgatgcttatttggattgggaaatgacggttgatcaaaagtatagttctcatatggttcctgaaatgcatagagttagactagccacttgtgagttcacaaattatgctattatttggtggaatggtttagtttctagtggcttagaacctgaatcatggcctagactaaagcgtgccatgcgcaatagatttattcctcctgattatacacgtgaattgaaaaagaaattgcagcgcttaaatcaaggttctaaatctgtgcatgattactatcaagagcttcaaattgttatgcttcgttgtaatatacaagaggatgatgaggataccatgattcgtgtTTACttcgggttgagacgtgaaattcaggaccttgttgattataaagattacaatactaccaataggttgttccattttgctatcttggcaaaaaaagaactgcagggtcgacaacaggtgcagaaattgaggaacaattttgggagtccatctacttcacgagtaccaccagGACAAGCAAAagcattcccttctacatctacactatctactgccccctcctccaacactcgggcgcgtttagcaggagcaccaccaccatcacgtgaggtgagcacatctactgtttcgcaggatctaATGCCAAGCTCTTGTTCatgtgcagctaccacgggtcgtacaacgggtaTTGTATgtcgtcgctgccaaggtattggccacatcatgaaggattgcccaagccagcgagcatactccgcaacagcagatggtggatatgttagtcatagtgatgtcgaggaagaatatgcatttgaagctaatcttgcagccgatcatagCATGAATAGTGAGGGGGggggagattagtggtaccgctgccacggagagttatgcagcacgcaccttcattgtgaagcgagttttgagttctcaaatggagcaagcagagcagctacaacaccataatctattccagacattcctcattgtcaaagatgcacgtgttcgtaccataattgatggcgggagttgcaacaacctattgagctccgatcttgtgaagaatctttccttgccaacacgtgcacattctcatccatactacattcagtggttcaataacagcagcaaggttaaggtaacgcaatctgcgagagtacatttttctattggttcctaccatgattatgctgattttgatgtagtgcctatgcaagcatgttcactttttttaggccgtccttgggaatttgataccgatgctacgcaccatggtagaagtaataaatactctctcatgcacaagggaaagaaaatcactttgcttcctttcacacctgctgaaattgtgcaatgtgataaagcgctagctgaaaaagaaaagaaagaacgtgttttggaatctaaaaatcagtaggtagctcaatctgttttcccacctaagaaagagaagaacacacctagatccgaaggcattaagttaaagggtggtgttatacttgctactaaatctgaccttgctgaaattcaagataatgatgctttgtgctatgctttggtatgcaaagaggttttattttcaattgatgatatacctagccctttgcctgctgctgtcactaaccttttacaggagtataaggatgtcttcccagctgagatacccccggggctgccaccattgagagggatagagcaccaaatagatttgatcccgggagcgactttgccaaatcgtgctgcatataggaccaatccggaggagactaagaaaattcagcgacaagtccaagacctattggaccgtgggtacgtacgagagagccttagtccttgtgctgttcctgttcttttggttcctaagaaagatggtacatggcgcatgtgtgttgattgtagagccattaataatatcgcaataaggtatcgtcaccctattcctagtctagacgacatgcttgatgagttgagtggttctattattttcacaaagattgacttgcatagtggttaccaccaaataagaatgaaattagGAGAtaaatggaaaactgctttcaaaactaagttcggtctatatgagtggttagtgatgccttttggtttaactaatgcacctagcactttcatgagattgatgagtGAGGTTTTACGttctttcataggaagatttgtggtggtgtaatttgatgatattttaatctatagcaagtcacatgaagaacacattgatcatctacgtgctgtttttactgctttgagagaggcacgtttgtttgctaaccttgacaagtgcactttttgcacgaatagagttgcttttcttggctatgttgttactccacagggaattgaagtggatgaagctaaaattgaagccatcaagagctggccgatccctaggactatcacacaggtgagaagctttcatggccttgcagggttctatcggcgttttgtgagagatttcagtaccattgctgccccactcaatgagttgacaaagaagggtgttccgttccaacgggggccagcacaagaacaagcttttaatacgctgaaaaagaagcttacgcatgcacctctactccaacttccagactttggtaagacttttgagttagaatgtgatgctagcagtattggaattggaggagtgctactacaaggaggtaaacctgttgcttattttagtgagaaattgaatgggctaTCTCtaaattattcgacttatgataaggagttgtatgctttagtgcgagttttagaaacatggcaacattatctttggcccaaggagtttattattcattctgataatgaagctttgaaacatatagaagccaagccaaactgaacaaacgtcatgctaaattgGTTAAATTTATAGAGtcgtttccttatatcattaaactcaagaaaggtaaagacaatgtcattgcagatgcgttatctagaaggttataccatgctgtcccaactcgatcataagatttttggtttagaaataattaaaggattatatgctaatgatttggactttaaagatgcttttgaacattgtaaagaaggaagaacttggaataaatatgtgctgaatgatggattgctataccgtgctaacaagctatgcatcccagctagctctattcgcctattgttcttgcaggaagcgcatggaggtggtttgatgggacattttggagtgaagaagaccaaGGATGTACTgactgctcacttcttttggccaaagatgaggcgcgacgtcgagcgctacgtggcacgctgcactacttgcaataaaactaagtctcgcttgaacccacgtagactttatatgcctcttcctgttcctagtgtgccttgggaggatatttctatgaattttgttttaggattgcctagaaccaagagggggagggatagtatatttgccgttgtggatcatttttcaaaaatagcacattttataccttgtcacaagagcgatgatgctacaaacatagctgatttatttttcaggcaaatcattcgcttgcatggagtgcctaacaccattgtttcggatcgtgatgcaaaatttttgagccacttttggaggtcactttggaataaacttgggacaaagctgctgttttcgacgacatgtcaccctcaaaccgacggacaaacggaggttgtgaaccgcacattatccaccatgttgcgagctgttttgaagaaaaatttgaggatatgggaagagtgtctaccccatattgagttcgcttacaacaaaTCAGTtcactctaccaccaaggtaagtctgtttaaggtagtgtatggttttaatccccgtgcccctattgatttactgcctttaccaacatccgagaaattgaattttgatgctaagatacgtgctgatttgattctgaaaatgcatgagttgactaaggaaaatattgaaaagatgaatgagaagtatataacttatggtagccaaggtcggaaacatattatttttgaaattggtgatcttgtgtggttacatttacgcaaagataggtttcctgatttgagaaagtctaaattgctgcctcgagcagatggtccttttaaaattgtggaaaagatcaatgataatgcatataagcttgagttgcctgcagattatggggttagtcccacatttaatatttcagatttgaagccttacttgggagaagaagatgatattgcgttgaggacgactccaattcaagaggggaaggatgatgaggacatcactctttcggatacacacacaccgagtattcctccaacaatagatccattgacacgagctcgtgcacgtcaactaaatcatgaggtgagcatgttccttagtgttcctttatattttgataaggatgggatgctactgaataattatgatgtattgttacttaggaacacgggtgTCGGatgattaactccagtcgcagggatcccgagagacccctttttagagattcggccagggggatgatcttgaatctgttcatcggagaaataaatgggaatgaatgcaacggccagtGGTGGTGGGATggcctagtgcaaaaagaagtaaatgcaccggaatttagacaggttcgggccgcacgggggcgtaataccctagtcctgtatggatactataaatgccctgaggaagtccctcaaggatgttgctggttacaagaatatttgtctatcttagagcctgaggctccttgttcttctcttctcttctctgcttagCTTGCTCAGAggtttcaaagcttcaaaaaCTTGTCTGTGCTTGTGAGCGATTGATTCACTTCAGAGCCTCTTCCAAAGCTTGTCTTCTgagcttgtctttgtccgtgctgccggcggctttaaatacccgccggcagtagcgtgcccggaacgggaggggggcacgagttccaagataccataaatggaaagggcgtcatcatagcctctgtgcgaagtgaccgggggtggaaaaagcgGCACACGcgcggtcatccgtcaccataaatgcactggcaacgggtgccatggagagggcccaccaggcagccgcagaacggcccagcgtgcccgccctgtcttgttcccctgccacagcagcgcggcagacggaacgcctcggcccttacgatgttatcccgagacgggccggatggcacgggatgggacccgtgcatttaatgaccccacgtcTCTCtaccagaacgtggcaggaactgacgctgagcgcggcgggagcagttggaggtgacaggccacgcacgctctttgaatgtggcctcgggcctttgattggctgacacctcatcggtgggcctcTCGGGGTCtctgccagggggctttctgggtcgtcggggtaccgagtgctcggggggtactgttcacctccccgagcactctctcccgagaatgccctttcttgtcctcggggaaccgagtgctcggggatactgttcatctccccaagcactctctcctgggcactcctgtacggatcctcggggaaccgagtgctcgggggctgctgcacgcagccccgagcactctctcccagaacttccttcggtgggtccttgggatacttgggtgcccaggggctaccgccggcggccccgagcacgtttctcctggtacttagctctcctggtcgtcgggggactagggtgctcgggggtcaccgtacaccttcccgagcactttcttccaggtacttagatttcgtggatcatcggggaactggggtactcgggggccaccgactgtggccccgagcgccctctcccgggactcgatctttctcacctcgcgggagagactccgcgggatggcaccatgtggcggatggctggcctggcctcgggattcggggactcccggttcctgatacgacgacagcagcccccgggcccattggcaggcaatggcccagagactgcggatgggcccttcatcgccaACGAGGCTGAAGCCGGCACTGACGCCACGCGGTGAGCTTTCAGATGGTGGTCCCTCcggtccgggcctttggtacggcccaacggggagtcGAACGGATGCGCGTCCAaacgactcccgaggcgtgtgacaacgggacgggcggcgcgtgatgatggggcaggcggcacgcgtggcagccgcgcaaatcgaggaaaatacgcctggcaactgctgacaccaCACGACccgtgggagattcgcctggcggttgcgttgATCggggaaaccgtcccgccgagtgcgcTGTGGCAAGCGACATTTGAATtcccctggggtataaaaggaggaggggagcgaaccgcccccctctttacgccatcttgcgatcaagctcttgccctctttgcgctcctgagccctagtctttccttaggcgatcagagcaccttcctttccccaccgtccagatcatcccccaccccgacgagatgccaagagcaggaggaagccaccACGATAGGACTCCCgacggcgtgctgccggagtcccgcctgtcgaacgaggaggcggcggacaaggttcggaagctgatggtccccgagggccagcggggggcctcggtggtgacgccggcaaGCTTCCCGCTGGCGACAAACCGTCCGGGGCACAatgtcctcttcacttccttcgtggcggccgggctggtgtcGTCATTCTCAACATTCTTCCTCCAGAccctcgacacctacgggatccagttggtgcatctcagccccaactccgtcgtcatcctggcggtcttcgcccacctctgcgagatgttcgtgggggtgccaccgtcggtgacgctcttccggcacttcttcgtgctgcggtcggccgggaagaagaggggccactccaccaccaccggccgttgcattcattcccatttattttctccgacgaacagactcaggatcatccccccggccgaatctctaaaaaggggtctctcgagatccctgcgactggagttaatcctccgacaacgggagaagaccagcaagggcgcccaagccaaggtggaggtccaatcaagttcgagtccgtttcggagttcaagacCAAACTGCACTAAAATcctcgcccaggacgcatacggactccgttttcgacgttctacacatggttggaaagcaaaggagataggctttctaacgggactggtcccatgtccaaattctttctgagtcaacagaaatcgtcgaaacaaatggacatccagaatctatcagggtgctgcgccaccatcttttcgcccgttgggccgtgtaacgtgttggagtccattagggacgcgtccaggggtccttggctgaccctagtctcttatatacaatagccgccgccccaattagggctgggttttgcttagatattgatctacacacagattgtgagatttttgctcttgttccggaccgactaggccgccgcaagtgtttgtggaaccccaacttcgagtgcttgaattctattcgtaatatttcaaattgcatcttctacgttcttgcttgtgttctcggtacgcttgcagggattgagccttcttggcgaggttaaCCGCGCGACACgattgataaccaacggagttgtggtgtagtgattgcaagggagatgatcagttcgggttgaagcctttggatcatcaacgtcgagttcttcacctaccgacttatcgctacctatcggaagatcaggccaacaatacCATCAGCACCCGCGCAACTTCGGCCTATCGAAGCTAGCCACGCTCCACGAGTAAAGCGTGCGTCTCTTCGGTGAACTTCAAAGGCCTGAACTGGAGCGTCGAAGGGAGCTTATCGTTGGCACACTGGAAGTTCTTTCTTGACATCGCTTCAGAAATAGGATCTTTGCTCTGAAGGTGCAGTGGCGTGAGCACCAAAGGTGTCACCGGGAGACAAATGAAGGTATGAAGGAGTGCAAAAGAGCGAGAGAGCGAAGAAATGACTGAGTTACCATGGGCGGGGGCGTAAAGCCTTATTTATATTGATCCCCGCACGCACAAGCAAGAAAACTGGATGATGTGCGAGTGAAAAAAAAACCAGACAATGTGCGAGCAAGAAAATCGGGCGACGTGTGTGAACGGAGAATACCAGCTTGACACATGTCGCAAATTTAAATCACCAGCAATAAACATGGAAATTGTTCGTTAATTAAATTAATTAGGAATGCTTAATTGCTTAATTAagattaaaattatatatggatTAAATTTAACTATTTTAATCATTGAATTAAGGTTAACTAAAATCATTGAATTACATTTAATTGTTGTTTGGGGGTGACTTTGGTTGGCCGAAAGGGGGGAATTGAGAGAAAGGGTACCACCCCACTGTCTAAAGATTCTTGGCTTTGACCCCCCGAAGTCAGACCTCTACTATAAGGGGCCGCTGTTAGGGGAATGGTACCACGTCCCCCTGTTTAACTTCGGCCAACTTTGGGCAACCATAGATAAGAAGTGGCAGGGCTAACATAACAATCTTCTCTAAAGTTGTATTACAGAGAAAGAACTAAAGGGACAGCCGACGCCAAGCGAGGGACCCAAAGGTTGAGTCCTCAATCCCGAATGGTGAGGGTCGCTGGAGGTGTTGAAGGGGGCAGAGCGCTACTTGATGAGGAGTAAAGGTCTCCAAGGTGTGGATAAGGAGCGAAGGACCACCCGAGACAAGACGAATGGCTCCAAGAGAATGAGGCATAAAGAAGGCTCAAATGTGGTCAATCACTTCGTTGAAGGGACGACTTACACGTGTACTAGCAAACATATATCGCATCCTGAGATGATACAACTTGTAATAAAATAGTGACAGTAATACTCATTGAATATTTTGAGAACATACCAGAAATAGGGTACTAATGTAATATGAATTAGAGTGGTTAAGGTATGACTATAATTACCCACACCCTATTAATGTGATGGTAGGAACAATTAATATACCATAAAATATTCATTGTGTTGTGATCTTGTGATTGAGATCCTAACACCTCATGTTCCGACTTCACCCAGTTCCGCATCGGCGAAGAAGATGGAGAGAAGTAGGTCTTGAAGGTGTACTAGTGGTAGCTGATACTTGCATTTCAAAGTAGCATATATGATGCTGATTACTTGGCAACTTTTTAGCCGTGGTAGTGTTCTTATAGCACGGGCTGTAACTCAGTTAAGCTCTAGCTTGATGTCTTAAGTAGGCATGATTTGATTTCTTAAATCAATGCAACTGTGTGTATTTCCAACAGCAGTAGAACAATTTCCCTCAGCTTCTTTGTTTCGTcactatttttatttattacCGCAGCATCCTTTGTATCATTTTACTCTTGGCATCATCTTAGAGTGGAAAAAGGTCCACCTTAAACTACGGCTTTGTTCTCGTTTCAGCCCTCAACTATATACCTGTTCACATTGCATGCACTCTGTAACTATAAAGCAAGTAAATGCTATGGATGATGTTAAATGCCATGGATGATGCGTCAGATGAGACCAAGCTTTTTGCGTCTGAAGCTCTCGAGGATGCAACACATTGAGTGACTTTTATGTGCTGTTAATCGAGGCTGCGTGGTTTGTGGCTGAAGAAAAGTCAAGAAGATTGGAGCCTAGTTGACATAAGTTCTGCTGTCTTTACCCTCTATTTTGCATTTGTTACAGCTTGAACAGTTTCAATATTGCTTGTTTGGAGCAACGCTTAATGCGTTTGTGATGCGGCTACCTTGCAGGTTAGCATGCTGGCTGCACCATAATAATAAttggttattttatttttttgcaaaactcaTGCACCTATCAACTCAAGAGCACTAAGTCAGGTGTGAAAATATGTTGTTCAGTAGTACATTTTGCTTGGTAGCTCTGATCTTGTGGTTGAGTTCAGCAAAAGGAAATGCTGTATTTTATACATGCAGGAATGTTACGAGTCTTCTAAAATGGTAGATGTTATGTCGATATGATGCCTGATAGATCAGTGTTTTAGACTATGGATGAGGATTCATTGTCTTTATGTGGGGTGGAGTCACGGTGATTTCACTTCGTTGGATCTTAAAATGATGAATAAGatttagtgctacagtattcTGTGAATAATATGTGTCATTCGCTTCACACTTATGAAGACGGGCCATCCAGTCCGACTATTATTTCTCATGAGTAAAGTTTGCGCAAATATCAGTTACAAATTTTGTTCAGATTATCGTCCATATTTCTGACTAACAAGACCAGGCTCAGGTGACAAGCTGCAAACCTGCAGCCGCGATTCTCTTTCTACGTGTGCCATAGCCCATAGCATGCTTTTGCGTGTGCCACACAGCTTCTCTTAAATATCCAAACATAATATGATTGTGTTTATAAGAGTGAACAATCCGGCTAAATTAAAGTGATTTCGTTTGTGCACATGGAAAAACTCTGAATAGATACTTTACAGGGCTCCCAAACAGGCTTATGTGACATTTAGTCAAATCGTTATTCGGTGAtgcaaataaaaaatgtaaCCCGCATAAGCACTATtaagtgagttttttttttcgtttgCCCATATCAGTTTGTGCTTGTAAACATCGTAAACTATTCTCTCTTATTCTAAAAGGGAGGGACACCAACCCAAGTTACTTTAGATCACATTTTTCACTTTTGTTATTTCGTCGATTGTTGTTCGATTAAACAACTTTTGTGACAGCCACGGCCAAACATGGAAGAGTTCGTACGAAAGACATCATCACATGAGCGAGTACAGGACTGAAGAAACAAAGAACGAAATCCTACGAGGACGCTGTGCAGTCCACCTTTACAATACAAAAAGGAACGGTAAAAAAGAATAAACGAAACCTaggaaatctatttttttttatatgctGTTTTCCTCCTGACACGGTACCAAAACTGCCTCACCCCTGTTAGGTGAGATGAGGAAGACACTGTCAGCTCACGCCCGCAGCTCGAACCGCAGGCCGATGAGGCTCGACGCTGCGCTCAACCCGCTCAGGTCGCAGCGCGCCGAACGCGCCTGCTGCCTCACGGCGACCGGCTCGAACCCGAGCGTCAGCTCCAGCCcaacctcctcttcttcctcatccgccACCTGGCTCACCGCCGGCACATGGCTCTGCTGCTCGGCCTGGCTCACGTGGGAGCCCGCGTCCACCTCGGTGTCCTCCGACCCCTCCCGCGCCGCCATCATGTCATCGTCCTCCACGTGCTcgtggctgccggcggactcCTCCTCGTGGCTCAGCGCAAGGCCGTCGTCGTGCTCGTCATTACTCCCCCCGACGACCATCGGCTCAAGTTGGAGCTCCTCTGGCTGATGTTCTTGCCTCGGAGTGCAGCTGGGAGACGGGCGCTTGTTGGGCTTAGCACCACCGGCGCTGCCTTTGTGGGGCTTCGACGTGGAAGACGACGACGCGCGCTTGAACCGTGTGCGGCCCCCGCGTGCGACCCGGAGGAGGTCGGTGGCCGAGGCGGCGTCGGAGTCTTTGGCGACGTGGCGGATGTCGCAGGCCCTGCTGCCGAGAGGCGGCGGGGCGGCCTCGGACTGGGACGAGACCTGCACGACGGGCTCCCCCTTGAGCACGGCCTCGACGGCGGCCTGGCACGCCTGCCATTGGCCCGACCAGAGCAGGCCAACGGAGCCGTAGACCGGGTTGACGATGCGGCCTGCGGCCTCGTAGAGCAGGGAGCGGAAGACGGCCGGGCGGAGGTGGTCAGCgcccgcggcggcgaggagatTGAGCAGCCCCGCGCGGCCGTAGAACTTGGCGAGGAAGACGGTGGCGTTGGCCTGCGCCTCGGGGGTCTTGATCCACTGCAGGCAGGGGCGGATGGTGCAGCCCTCGCTGCAGCCCTTGCGCAGCACCCGGCACCCGTTGCAGCTCATCCGCATCTTCGGTTTGCAGAACACTAGACTCCCTCCCACCCTATAAACTTGGCGCCGAAGTTGTTGGAGATCGATGGAAGTATTGGTGTCGATGTGAGATGATGAAAATGGTGGAGCGGGGACGAGAGAGGGTGGGCTGATTTTATAACTGGGTTGGGCGGGCGCCAGTGGTTTCGGAGAGTAGCTCAGCAAGGCGGATTCGGCGCCGCGGGGCGAAATGGATGGATGGAGCAAGAGCGTGCATGCGGGACCCACC includes:
- the LOC133913131 gene encoding LOB domain-containing protein 40-like, with protein sequence MRMSCNGCRVLRKGCSEGCTIRPCLQWIKTPEAQANATVFLAKFYGRAGLLNLLAAAGADHLRPAVFRSLLYEAAGRIVNPVYGSVGLLWSGQWQACQAAVEAVLKGEPVVQVSSQSEAAPPPLGSRACDIRHVAKDSDAASATDLLRVARGGRTRFKRASSSSTSKPHKGSAGGAKPNKRPSPSCTPRQEHQPEELQLEPMVVGGSNDEHDDGLALSHEEESAGSHEHVEDDDMMAAREGSEDTEVDAGSHVSQAEQQSHVPAVSQVADEEEEEVGLELTLGFEPVAVRQQARSARCDLSGLSAASSLIGLRFELRA